A segment of the Aridibaculum aurantiacum genome:
GGTAATGCTTCTAAAACCTACGCTTATCATTGCCAATAAAGAAGAAAATGTAAAGGAGCAGGTGGAAGCACTGCAAGAGATTGCTCCGGTATATGTAAGCGATGTAAATAACCTGGAAGAGGCGTTGGAAATGATATCAACTATTGGAACCCTTACCAACAAGCATGAAAAAGCAAAGGAGATCAAACAAACAATACAGAAAAATTTTGAACAACTAGAGAATGCTGATTTACTACAATTAAAACAAAAACTTTCTTGTGCCTACCTGATATGGAGAGAACCGTACATGGCTGCAGCCGGTGATACATTTATTGGAGATATGCTGCGTCGCTGCGGGTTTTCAAATATACTGGAAGACACCACACGCTATCCACAAGTAACCAAAGATCAATTAGCTGAAAGCGGCTGCGATCTGTTGCTGCTATCTTCAGAACCTTAT
Coding sequences within it:
- a CDS encoding ABC transporter substrate-binding protein, which gives rise to MNVPPVNLSQTQRIVSLVPSQTELLYHLGLEDEVVGITKFCINPERWFRSKQRIGGTKTVDIEKVMLLKPTLIIANKEENVKEQVEALQEIAPVYVSDVNNLEEALEMISTIGTLTNKHEKAKEIKQTIQKNFEQLENADLLQLKQKLSCAYLIWREPYMAAAGDTFIGDMLRRCGFSNILEDTTRYPQVTKDQLAESGCDLLLLSSEPYPFKEKHIQELQQYLPATRIVLVDGEMFSWYGSRLVDAPKYFHQLLEEIRSNQVNC